One window of Saprospiraceae bacterium genomic DNA carries:
- a CDS encoding thioredoxin domain-containing protein encodes MNPLQFETSPYLKQHKDHPVDWHAWSAETLAKARREQKPILVSIGYSTCHWCHVMAHESFEDPLIATLMNDYFINIKIDREERPDLDNYFMNAIQAMGISGGWPLNCFLTPDAKPFYGGTYFPPTPNFGRASWKQILVSVHEAFIQKNNEITQQADELSKHLIQLSAAGQKVSTENQGIDYPKLITQLTGYFDLNQGGFGNQPKFPHASLIRLLFQLGILKKESRLIQHGIFSLKAMGAGGIYDQLEGGFCRYSVDGQWDVPHFEKMLYDHAQLVQTMAEACRITNDGFLKQRTRQSIRFFEQHMQDASGMFYAAMDADSEGHEGTYYVWTKSQLQNILQDRYASFLASFSLSNLDHHHTDLKVLRLRPGIFDSEELVKIIEDQAACLNALQAARSLRVKPDIDTKLIISWNAMLASAYCAWYLADANESDLTTAQKIIDQILAKGFREDQLLCRYLFNNKSVGYGFLEDYAWFIKALLDVYSLTGRTDLIVKAEQLMDFVLVHFKEETSCLLKSTAHFHEDALHSITDWGESNYPNPNAVLIFCGNYLNEALSTFKYESFIEEMLELMESISLQHPIAMGGWIEALISYKESVPVIKTKSMHKVIPMLQSWLIPGLLLIPNSIESGFQLCDQGVCFPPVDLPEKLVPLLSKYS; translated from the coding sequence ATGAACCCATTGCAGTTTGAAACCAGTCCGTATCTAAAACAACACAAAGACCATCCCGTAGATTGGCATGCCTGGTCCGCCGAGACCTTGGCCAAAGCCCGACGCGAACAAAAACCAATCCTGGTAAGCATTGGATACAGCACCTGTCATTGGTGTCACGTGATGGCGCATGAGTCGTTTGAAGATCCACTCATTGCAACACTGATGAACGATTATTTTATAAATATTAAAATTGATCGTGAAGAACGTCCAGATCTTGATAATTATTTTATGAATGCCATTCAGGCAATGGGTATTTCGGGAGGTTGGCCTTTGAATTGTTTTCTGACTCCCGATGCAAAACCATTTTATGGCGGTACTTATTTTCCCCCAACGCCTAATTTTGGAAGAGCTTCCTGGAAGCAAATTTTAGTATCTGTTCATGAAGCATTTATTCAAAAAAACAATGAAATCACCCAACAAGCAGACGAACTTTCAAAGCATTTGATTCAGCTGAGTGCAGCAGGTCAGAAAGTGAGTACAGAAAATCAAGGAATTGACTATCCAAAATTAATAACTCAACTAACAGGTTATTTTGATTTGAATCAAGGAGGCTTCGGAAATCAACCAAAATTTCCACATGCCAGTTTGATTCGATTGTTATTTCAATTGGGGATTCTAAAAAAAGAAAGCCGTCTAATTCAACATGGTATATTCAGTTTGAAAGCTATGGGGGCTGGTGGGATCTACGACCAATTGGAAGGTGGATTTTGCAGGTATTCCGTCGATGGCCAATGGGATGTTCCACACTTTGAAAAAATGTTGTACGATCATGCGCAACTGGTTCAAACGATGGCTGAAGCTTGTAGAATTACCAATGATGGCTTTCTCAAACAAAGAACCCGACAGTCCATTCGTTTCTTTGAGCAACACATGCAGGATGCTTCGGGCATGTTTTATGCAGCAATGGATGCAGATTCTGAAGGACATGAAGGCACTTATTATGTTTGGACAAAATCCCAACTACAAAACATCCTTCAGGACAGGTATGCATCTTTTTTGGCATCCTTCAGTTTATCAAATCTGGATCACCATCATACAGATTTAAAAGTACTACGCTTACGTCCCGGCATTTTTGATTCAGAAGAATTAGTAAAAATTATAGAAGACCAGGCAGCATGTTTAAATGCATTGCAAGCGGCACGAAGTCTACGAGTCAAACCAGATATTGATACTAAACTAATTATCAGCTGGAATGCTATGTTGGCATCAGCCTATTGTGCCTGGTACCTTGCAGATGCTAACGAATCGGATTTGACAACAGCGCAGAAGATCATTGATCAGATCCTGGCCAAAGGATTTAGGGAAGATCAGTTACTCTGCCGATATCTATTCAATAACAAGAGTGTCGGTTATGGATTTTTGGAAGATTATGCCTGGTTTATTAAAGCGTTGTTGGATGTATATAGTTTGACCGGACGTACCGATTTAATTGTGAAGGCAGAACAGTTGATGGATTTTGTGTTAGTTCATTTTAAAGAAGAAACAAGTTGTTTATTAAAATCAACCGCACACTTCCATGAAGATGCGCTGCATTCGATCACAGACTGGGGTGAAAGCAATTATCCAAATCCCAATGCAGTATTAATTTTTTGTGGAAACTATTTGAATGAGGCATTATCCACATTTAAATATGAATCCTTTATTGAAGAGATGCTTGAACTAATGGAATCCATTTCATTACAGCATCCGATTGCAATGGGTGGATGGATTGAAGCCTTGATTTCTTATAAGGAATCTGTTCCAGTGATTAAGACCAAATCAATGCATAAAGTCATTCCGATGTTACAATCGTGGTTGATTCCAGGACTTCTGTTAATACCAAATTCCATCGAATCGGGATTTCAGCTGTGCGATCAGGGAGTTTGTTTTCCCCCAGTTGATTTGCCAGAAAAACTAGTACCTTTATTAAGTAAATACAGTTAA
- a CDS encoding glycosyltransferase has product MKRVLIITYYWPPSGGSGVQRWLYFTKYLRDANWEPIIYTVQNGEYPYIDSSLQQHIPDDLEIIKGPIWEPYTLFKKLSGTKEQVNPSIFSEMERGSWFKRLLLWIRGNFFIPDARMFWIRPSIRLLENYLKKYPVDFIVSTGPPHSTHLIARSLKRRLDIPWLADFRDPWTQIYSFKQLNLSKLSRKIHNRLEKSVLQEANLVVTVSPDCKKGLESLVNREVYVITNGYETFPKQNPVKDHSKIKMVYAGVLSADRNPSIFWKVLENYLRDVPAISNKFELILIGNIDPLIVSQLKASSLSPYVQVLASMPHAQLQHYLFEADLLLLVGVPGNKGVITGKFFEYLYLQKPIYSISPADSDVVTILKETEAGLNADYADAEQLYSNLEKLFEMVAMNSFPNNETKIANYSRKNLTTAISDLMNYYLDNYM; this is encoded by the coding sequence TTGAAACGCGTTCTCATTATCACTTATTATTGGCCACCTTCCGGTGGGTCAGGTGTCCAGAGGTGGTTGTATTTTACTAAATATCTTCGGGATGCTAATTGGGAACCAATCATTTATACGGTTCAAAATGGGGAGTATCCCTATATAGATTCAAGTTTGCAACAACATATACCGGATGATTTGGAAATTATAAAAGGCCCGATTTGGGAACCTTATACCTTATTTAAAAAGCTATCCGGTACCAAGGAACAGGTAAATCCAAGCATTTTTTCTGAAATGGAACGCGGTTCCTGGTTTAAACGGCTCTTGCTGTGGATCCGTGGAAATTTCTTTATTCCAGATGCACGAATGTTTTGGATTCGTCCGTCCATACGTTTATTAGAAAACTATTTAAAAAAATACCCGGTTGATTTTATAGTAAGTACCGGACCTCCTCACAGTACGCATTTAATCGCACGTTCATTAAAACGTCGATTGGATATTCCCTGGCTGGCTGATTTTAGGGATCCCTGGACACAGATTTATTCGTTTAAACAACTCAACTTAAGCAAGCTATCAAGAAAGATACACAATCGACTGGAAAAATCTGTATTGCAAGAAGCCAATTTGGTAGTTACCGTAAGTCCGGATTGTAAAAAAGGATTGGAATCACTTGTCAATCGGGAAGTATATGTAATTACCAACGGATATGAAACGTTTCCAAAACAAAATCCTGTGAAGGATCATTCTAAAATTAAAATGGTGTATGCGGGAGTATTAAGTGCAGATCGCAACCCAAGTATTTTTTGGAAAGTTTTGGAAAATTATTTAAGAGACGTTCCTGCAATTTCAAATAAATTTGAATTGATCCTTATTGGAAATATAGATCCCTTGATCGTTTCGCAATTAAAAGCTTCTAGCTTATCACCTTATGTGCAAGTCCTTGCATCCATGCCACACGCACAACTTCAACATTATTTATTTGAAGCAGACCTCCTTTTGTTGGTGGGTGTGCCCGGAAATAAAGGAGTAATTACCGGTAAATTTTTCGAATACCTTTATTTGCAAAAACCAATTTATTCAATTTCACCGGCAGACAGCGATGTTGTAACTATTTTGAAAGAAACGGAAGCAGGTTTGAATGCTGATTACGCCGACGCGGAACAACTATACTCGAATCTTGAAAAACTTTTTGAAATGGTTGCTATGAATTCCTTTCCAAACAATGAAACTAAAATTGCCAACTATTCACGTAAAAATCTGACAACTGCAATTTCAGATTTAATGAATTATTATCTTGATAATTACATGTAA
- a CDS encoding GxxExxY protein: MTENEITYKLRGAIFRVYRTLGPGLLETVYEAALKHEIRKDGLIVNCQVPLPVIYDEVKMEVGFRIDLLVENKVIIEIKSVENLAEVHHKQVLTYLKLSGMKLGLLVNFNCVDIEKAIFRKVNKL; the protein is encoded by the coding sequence ATGACAGAAAATGAAATTACCTATAAATTAAGAGGAGCTATTTTTAGGGTATACCGTACACTGGGTCCGGGATTATTGGAAACGGTATATGAAGCCGCATTGAAACATGAAATTCGCAAAGATGGTTTAATTGTAAATTGTCAGGTGCCATTGCCAGTGATTTATGACGAAGTCAAAATGGAAGTGGGATTTCGAATTGATTTACTCGTTGAAAACAAAGTAATCATTGAAATTAAATCCGTTGAAAACCTTGCGGAAGTTCATCATAAGCAAGTTTTGACCTATTTGAAATTATCCGGAATGAAATTAGGTTTGTTGGTAAATTTTAATTGTGTCGATATAGAAAAAGCCATATTTAGGAAAGTAAATAAACTTTAA
- the gldL gene encoding gliding motility protein GldL yields the protein MAIYKQNWFKYLKNLVIGVGASIVMLGALFKIMSWEGGDIMITAGLVTEAILFFILGVIPPDKDYYWDKLYPGLGDAEARINPLTEGPMKGGSRPANGEVVENQLAGMLGELQVMSKSLGSLKALQEVDFSKTSDQVKAMGNFYARLNDAMSEMSASLDDTKKYKEQVAALNKNLTNLNSVYGNILSAYKNMGGGAAH from the coding sequence ATGGCTATTTACAAACAGAATTGGTTCAAATACCTTAAAAACTTAGTGATAGGTGTGGGTGCATCCATCGTTATGTTGGGAGCGCTTTTCAAAATCATGTCCTGGGAAGGTGGTGATATCATGATCACTGCTGGTTTGGTTACTGAAGCAATCTTGTTCTTTATCTTGGGCGTTATTCCACCAGATAAAGATTACTATTGGGATAAATTATATCCAGGATTAGGGGACGCTGAAGCAAGAATTAATCCATTGACAGAAGGCCCAATGAAAGGGGGCAGTCGTCCAGCAAACGGTGAAGTGGTTGAAAATCAATTAGCCGGTATGTTAGGTGAATTGCAAGTTATGTCTAAAAGTCTTGGTTCATTAAAAGCTTTACAAGAAGTTGACTTTAGCAAAACCAGCGATCAGGTGAAAGCTATGGGTAATTTCTATGCAAGATTAAATGATGCAATGTCAGAAATGAGTGCATCCTTAGATGATACCAAAAAATATAAAGAGCAGGTTGCCGCATTGAACAAGAATTTGACAAATCTGAATTCAGTTTACGGAAATATCCTTTCTGCATACAAAAACATGGGTGGCGGAGCTGCTCACTAA
- a CDS encoding type IX secretion system membrane protein PorP/SprF: MILITVRLIGQQTSLITQAARDPYFVNAAYAGLEGTLIASAHYRNQWFKLDGHPQTILVASHFPIYKINSGFGFCLGQDQIGLQSEVFIKPSFNHVWNFSSWLVSGGVQLDIKSLAFNSINARTPDGEYSNGQVDHQDQQLSNSDLNGGFIDLGLAIFIQRGHYKFGISADRLLESGSSKKGLLYQNNREFQAIGLTDREWANITFRVGFLLYTDLNRFQSDIFSNFEYNGNIFGGLHVRGYDGSSMESLGITAGFALTRKLHLAYTHEFYLGKIDKGLVTGSQEMGLYYNLGRAVGLGKAPRIIHSPRYSD, encoded by the coding sequence TTGATATTAATAACAGTTCGTTTGATCGGACAGCAAACTTCGTTGATTACTCAAGCGGCCAGAGATCCTTATTTTGTTAACGCAGCCTATGCTGGATTGGAAGGCACCCTCATTGCATCTGCACATTACCGCAATCAATGGTTTAAACTGGATGGGCATCCTCAAACCATCTTGGTGGCCAGTCATTTTCCAATCTATAAAATAAATAGTGGTTTTGGTTTTTGTTTGGGTCAAGATCAAATCGGATTGCAAAGCGAGGTGTTTATTAAACCCAGTTTCAATCATGTATGGAATTTTAGTTCCTGGTTGGTATCGGGTGGTGTCCAATTAGACATTAAATCATTGGCTTTTAATTCCATCAATGCACGGACACCGGATGGGGAATACTCAAATGGTCAAGTAGATCATCAGGATCAGCAATTATCAAATAGTGACCTGAATGGTGGATTTATCGATTTGGGATTAGCAATTTTTATACAAAGGGGTCATTATAAATTTGGAATCAGTGCAGACCGTTTGCTAGAGTCTGGATCTTCAAAAAAAGGCCTATTGTATCAAAATAACCGTGAATTTCAGGCAATCGGTTTAACAGATAGAGAATGGGCTAATATTACCTTCCGAGTAGGTTTCTTGCTTTATACTGATTTAAATCGGTTTCAGTCGGATATTTTTAGCAACTTTGAATATAATGGCAATATTTTTGGTGGGTTACATGTAAGAGGTTACGATGGGAGTTCGATGGAATCCTTAGGAATCACTGCTGGCTTTGCCTTAACTAGAAAGCTGCATTTGGCATATACCCATGAATTTTATTTAGGGAAGATTGATAAAGGGCTGGTAACAGGCAGCCAGGAGATGGGTTTGTATTATAATTTAGGGAGAGCTGTGGGCCTTGGAAAAGCACCAAGAATTATTCACAGTCCCAGGTATTCTGACTAA
- a CDS encoding MBL fold metallo-hydrolase, with the protein MRITFLGTGTSQGIPVIGCTCQVCNSDDPRNQRLRTSVWIETNQQSILIDIGPDFRQQALRHGITRIDAILLTHEHADHTAGMDDIRPINFAMDRKIPLYAEGHTIQDLKQRFYYIFGPNEYPGLPQLELIEITPNQPFTIGEDPILPFRVIHGRMNIVGFKLNQFVYITDASHLDAVEIDLIKNCECLVVNALRHKTHHSHFNLEQALELIQQVQPKQAFLTHLSHQMGSHSATEKTLNDSIRLAYDGLQIHLSS; encoded by the coding sequence ATGCGCATCACCTTTCTCGGCACAGGGACTTCACAAGGCATTCCGGTTATAGGGTGTACCTGTCAGGTTTGCAATTCAGATGACCCGCGAAATCAAAGATTGCGGACCTCTGTTTGGATTGAAACCAATCAACAGTCTATTTTAATTGATATAGGTCCGGATTTTCGACAGCAAGCCTTGCGTCATGGGATTACAAGGATAGATGCCATTTTATTGACCCATGAACATGCAGATCATACAGCGGGCATGGATGATATCCGTCCGATTAATTTTGCAATGGACCGGAAAATTCCACTCTATGCAGAAGGCCATACGATCCAAGATTTAAAACAACGATTTTATTACATTTTTGGTCCAAATGAATATCCCGGTTTGCCTCAACTCGAGTTGATTGAGATAACACCCAATCAACCATTTACCATCGGAGAAGATCCCATCCTCCCATTCCGAGTGATACATGGACGGATGAATATTGTAGGATTCAAATTGAACCAGTTTGTTTACATCACAGATGCCAGTCATTTGGATGCAGTTGAAATTGATCTCATTAAAAATTGTGAATGTCTTGTTGTGAATGCATTGCGGCACAAAACTCATCACAGTCATTTTAATTTAGAACAAGCCTTAGAATTAATTCAACAGGTACAACCCAAACAAGCGTTTTTAACGCACCTGAGCCACCAAATGGGAAGCCATTCGGCTACTGAAAAAACATTAAACGATTCAATTCGTTTAGCCTATGATGGATTGCAAATCCATCTCTCGTCATGA
- a CDS encoding SUMF1/EgtB/PvdO family nonheme iron enzyme — translation MRKLNLSIYALLLLLVASCGKKQQDGQLVGAMDRPKWGGINPYGMVYVPSGTLTIGQSDQDFFHTLVQPQKSISISGFYMDDTEITNNEYRQFVYYVRDELAHKALGHFIEGEDGQTEEVDWEQEIDWEDETLNDMYFQGADAYKGVKELDSRKFVYEWEWKDWQKAAHTRDIKRSAIINKVKTNIYPDTLCWVRDFAYSYNEPMTRNYFSHPAFDDYPVVGVNWPQARAFCYWRTSIWNKFKGEDEPNSEEFRLPTEHEWEWSARGGQEQAPFPWGAYYPRNAKGCLLANFKPGRGNYPEDGGYYTVKADAYFPNQYGLYNMSGNVAEWTESAYSDNAHIIMHDQNPDVKYDAKAEDPESFKRKVIRGGSWKDVAYYLHTSTRNWEFQDTTKSYIGFRCVLAFLGRSEGDFH, via the coding sequence ATGAGAAAATTGAATCTCTCTATCTATGCCCTGTTGCTATTATTAGTAGCATCCTGCGGCAAGAAACAACAAGATGGGCAACTGGTTGGAGCCATGGATCGTCCGAAATGGGGTGGTATTAATCCCTACGGCATGGTATATGTTCCAAGCGGTACATTAACCATTGGTCAAAGTGATCAGGATTTCTTTCACACCCTGGTCCAGCCCCAAAAATCTATTTCCATTTCAGGTTTTTACATGGATGACACGGAAATCACGAATAATGAGTACCGTCAGTTTGTGTATTACGTCCGGGATGAACTGGCTCATAAGGCTTTAGGTCATTTCATTGAAGGTGAAGACGGTCAAACTGAAGAAGTAGACTGGGAACAGGAAATTGATTGGGAAGACGAAACCTTAAATGACATGTATTTCCAGGGAGCTGATGCTTATAAAGGCGTTAAAGAACTGGACAGTCGTAAATTCGTTTACGAGTGGGAATGGAAAGACTGGCAAAAAGCAGCGCATACCCGTGACATTAAAAGGTCCGCAATCATTAATAAGGTTAAAACAAATATTTATCCAGACACTTTGTGTTGGGTAAGGGACTTTGCTTATTCTTATAATGAGCCGATGACTCGTAATTATTTCAGCCACCCTGCATTTGATGATTATCCGGTTGTAGGTGTTAATTGGCCACAAGCCCGTGCATTTTGTTACTGGAGAACCAGCATATGGAATAAATTTAAAGGCGAGGACGAACCAAATTCTGAAGAATTCCGCTTGCCAACTGAGCACGAATGGGAATGGTCAGCAAGAGGCGGTCAGGAACAAGCTCCATTTCCTTGGGGTGCCTATTATCCTAGAAATGCAAAAGGTTGTTTGTTAGCTAATTTCAAACCGGGTCGCGGAAATTATCCGGAGGACGGTGGATATTACACAGTTAAAGCAGATGCATACTTTCCAAATCAATATGGCTTATATAATATGTCAGGAAACGTTGCTGAATGGACGGAATCAGCCTATTCAGATAACGCACACATCATCATGCATGACCAAAATCCTGATGTAAAATATGATGCAAAAGCAGAAGATCCAGAATCCTTTAAGCGTAAGGTGATCCGTGGCGGAAGTTGGAAAGATGTAGCATATTACCTGCATACAAGTACCCGCAATTGGGAATTTCAAGACACAACCAAATCCTACATTGGTTTCCGTTGTGTATTGGCATTTTTAGGTAGATCAGAAGGCGATTTTCATTAA
- a CDS encoding 2-oxoacid:ferredoxin oxidoreductase subunit beta yields the protein MSYIKPSFRHPDLPVNNLGYKRKDYEGSLSTLCAGCGHDSISGALIQACFELNIEPHRLAKLSGIGCSSKTPTYFLGNSHGFNSVHGRMPSVATGANLANRDLIYLGVSGDGDTASIGMGQFVHLIRRNLNITYIVMNNGCYGLTKGQDSATADKGSKSKAGSTNLFQNIDLPGLAMELGAGFVARSFSGDKVQLIPLIKAALAHPGFALIDVISPCVTFNNNVGSTKSYDYVRQHIDATATVDFVPHASEIKTDYEAGSNKLVTMHDGSFIKLNKLQADWDPTNRDSAVHALHEANKNGEILTGLIYINEESQELHQILNTTKKPLNALTESELCPGDNALKSINESLR from the coding sequence ATGAGTTATATAAAACCAAGTTTCAGACATCCAGATTTACCTGTAAATAATTTAGGGTATAAGCGAAAAGATTATGAAGGTTCGTTATCAACCCTTTGTGCCGGTTGTGGGCATGATTCCATATCAGGGGCATTGATTCAAGCATGTTTTGAATTAAACATCGAACCCCATCGTCTTGCCAAACTTTCAGGCATTGGCTGTTCGTCAAAAACGCCGACCTACTTTTTAGGCAATTCACATGGCTTTAATTCCGTACACGGTAGAATGCCGAGTGTGGCAACAGGTGCTAATCTCGCCAATAGAGATTTAATTTATCTTGGCGTGTCCGGAGATGGAGATACTGCTTCTATCGGAATGGGCCAATTTGTACATTTAATTCGACGAAATTTAAACATCACGTACATTGTAATGAACAATGGATGTTATGGTTTGACGAAAGGACAAGATTCCGCAACTGCAGATAAAGGTTCTAAAAGCAAAGCCGGTTCAACCAATCTATTTCAGAATATTGATTTACCTGGTTTGGCTATGGAATTGGGGGCTGGATTTGTAGCGCGCAGTTTTTCTGGTGATAAAGTACAGTTGATTCCATTAATTAAAGCAGCATTGGCACATCCTGGTTTTGCCCTCATCGATGTGATTTCACCTTGCGTAACTTTTAACAACAATGTTGGATCTACTAAATCATATGATTATGTACGCCAGCATATTGATGCAACGGCTACTGTAGATTTTGTGCCCCATGCATCTGAAATTAAGACTGATTATGAAGCAGGTAGTAACAAACTGGTTACCATGCATGATGGCTCATTCATTAAACTCAATAAATTGCAAGCAGATTGGGATCCAACGAATCGGGATTCGGCAGTACATGCATTGCACGAAGCCAATAAAAATGGTGAAATTTTAACCGGTTTGATCTATATCAATGAAGAAAGTCAGGAGTTACATCAAATATTAAATACAACAAAGAAACCACTCAACGCCTTAACCGAGTCTGAATTGTGTCCTGGCGATAACGCATTAAAATCGATTAACGAAAGTTTACGTTAA
- a CDS encoding FAD-dependent oxidoreductase → MQPTDIKNPEYFHKVVDCQYACPAHTPVPEYIRLIAAGKYTEAYMINWESNVFPGVLGRTCDRPCEPACRRGRVEEEPVAICRLKRVAADHKGDVSDHMPKGPFPPNGKKIALIGGGPASLTVARDLAPLGYEIHLYDDQEFGGGMMRSQIPSFRLPDEVLSEEVNFILNLGIHTHFKTYVSSLKEILSKGYDAIFVGTGAPKGKDLPDLPGRWDAKENIHIGIQWLANVAFEHTAKIGKKVIVVGGGNTAMDCCRTSRRLGGEEVKVVVRSPFAEMKASPWEKEDAMHEDIPILDCHVPKSFVVENGQLKGMRFEKVKAIKDDSGKRKLVPSGEPEVLIEADEILLAIGQENSFPWIERDLGIEFDQWEMPKVDVLTHQSSIPNVFFGGDAAFGPKNVITAVAQGHQAAISIDLYCQGKNLTERLHPMVNLVSQKMGIHEWAYDSKIVDDLRYIVPQADKKLTLKDRKKEVELGFDLENGFKEAQRCLNCDVQTVFTTSRCIECDACVDICPTSCISFVDDGEEMDLRTRLSAPANNLTQDLYVSEVLPTKRVMVKDEDVCLHCGLCAERCPTTAWDMQKYFYQVTKAGSCKHIL, encoded by the coding sequence TTGCAACCAACAGATATCAAAAATCCGGAGTATTTTCATAAGGTAGTGGACTGCCAATATGCTTGTCCTGCCCATACACCGGTTCCGGAATACATCCGCTTAATAGCGGCCGGAAAATATACCGAAGCGTATATGATCAATTGGGAATCCAATGTGTTTCCAGGTGTTTTGGGTCGAACGTGCGACCGGCCTTGTGAACCAGCCTGCCGTCGGGGTCGTGTTGAGGAAGAGCCTGTCGCAATTTGTCGATTGAAACGAGTCGCTGCCGATCATAAAGGAGATGTCAGTGACCATATGCCTAAAGGTCCCTTTCCTCCGAATGGCAAGAAAATTGCATTGATTGGTGGCGGTCCGGCATCTTTGACCGTTGCACGCGATCTTGCGCCCCTTGGTTACGAAATTCATCTGTATGATGACCAGGAGTTTGGCGGTGGGATGATGCGGAGTCAAATTCCTTCATTCCGTTTGCCGGATGAGGTGTTGTCGGAGGAGGTAAATTTCATCCTAAATCTAGGCATTCACACGCATTTTAAAACTTATGTCAGCAGCCTTAAAGAAATTCTTTCAAAAGGTTATGATGCAATCTTTGTTGGAACCGGAGCTCCAAAAGGAAAAGACCTTCCAGACTTACCAGGTCGGTGGGATGCTAAAGAAAACATCCATATCGGAATCCAATGGTTAGCTAATGTGGCGTTCGAGCATACTGCCAAAATAGGCAAGAAAGTAATTGTCGTTGGTGGGGGTAATACGGCTATGGACTGCTGTCGTACCTCACGCCGTTTAGGAGGCGAAGAAGTGAAAGTCGTAGTTCGGAGTCCATTTGCAGAAATGAAGGCATCGCCCTGGGAGAAAGAGGATGCGATGCATGAAGATATCCCAATACTCGATTGTCATGTTCCCAAATCTTTTGTAGTTGAAAATGGACAACTCAAAGGCATGCGCTTTGAAAAAGTTAAAGCTATAAAAGACGATTCCGGAAAACGAAAATTAGTCCCTTCTGGTGAACCCGAAGTGTTGATTGAAGCGGATGAAATCCTATTGGCTATCGGACAAGAAAACAGCTTTCCCTGGATCGAACGGGACTTAGGCATTGAGTTTGACCAGTGGGAAATGCCTAAAGTAGATGTGTTGACCCATCAATCATCCATTCCCAATGTATTTTTTGGTGGGGATGCGGCCTTCGGGCCAAAAAATGTAATTACTGCTGTTGCTCAAGGGCATCAGGCTGCAATATCCATTGACTTGTATTGTCAAGGCAAAAATCTGACCGAACGGCTTCATCCTATGGTCAATCTGGTTTCTCAAAAAATGGGTATTCACGAATGGGCTTACGACAGTAAAATTGTTGATGACCTTCGATACATCGTTCCACAAGCAGATAAAAAATTAACACTCAAAGACCGCAAGAAAGAAGTTGAATTGGGATTTGACCTCGAAAACGGATTCAAAGAAGCGCAACGCTGTCTAAACTGCGATGTGCAAACAGTTTTCACAACCAGTCGTTGTATTGAATGTGACGCATGTGTTGATATTTGTCCAACGTCCTGCATTTCTTTTGTCGATGATGGCGAAGAAATGGATTTGCGTACCCGTCTTTCTGCACCTGCAAACAATCTTACACAGGATTTATATGTTTCCGAAGTCCTGCCAACCAAACGGGTTATGGTTAAAGATGAAGATGTGTGTTTGCATTGTGGATTGTGTGCCGAACGGTGTCCGACAACTGCATGGGATATGCAAAAATATTTTTATCAAGTTACTAAAGCCGGTTCATGCAAGCACATTCTATAA
- a CDS encoding YfhO family protein: MLDLTVNTFNSSMPSFFHNHIGGYHPAKLQRYQDLIDLHIEPEIQQLNGFLQNFTSDSSLTNSLSVLSVLNMLNTKYFILGQPGKEMPLPNPFAMGNAWLVHDVKMVSTPDDEIAELNKTNLKQFAIVNQEFDSKLTQKQFDGNGSIKLTSYSPNKMVYEANCSGNQLAVFSEIWYGPDLGWHISIDGKEVDLIRANYVLRACQIPDGKHQVVMEFKPNSFMFGKNLSMICSVLLIGLMGFVAYKELMKFK, translated from the coding sequence GTGCTTGATTTAACGGTCAATACGTTTAACAGTTCGATGCCGTCTTTCTTTCACAATCACATCGGCGGCTATCATCCGGCAAAATTGCAACGATATCAAGATTTGATTGATCTTCATATCGAACCTGAAATTCAACAACTCAACGGTTTTTTGCAAAATTTTACTTCCGACAGTAGTTTAACAAATTCACTTTCCGTATTGAGTGTATTAAACATGCTCAATACAAAATATTTTATCTTGGGTCAGCCAGGAAAAGAAATGCCCTTACCCAATCCATTTGCAATGGGTAATGCCTGGTTGGTACATGATGTCAAAATGGTTAGTACACCGGATGATGAAATTGCTGAACTCAATAAAACTAATTTAAAACAATTTGCAATTGTGAATCAAGAATTTGATTCCAAACTAACACAAAAACAATTTGATGGAAATGGTTCCATTAAATTAACTTCTTATAGTCCAAATAAAATGGTCTATGAAGCCAATTGCAGCGGAAATCAATTAGCAGTATTTTCTGAAATCTGGTATGGTCCCGATTTAGGTTGGCATATAAGCATTGATGGGAAGGAAGTAGATTTAATCAGGGCAAATTATGTGTTAAGAGCATGTCAGATTCCAGATGGCAAACACCAGGTTGTAATGGAATTTAAACCCAATTCATTTATGTTTGGTAAAAATCTTTCCATGATTTGCTCAGTATTGTTAATTGGTTTGATGGGATTTGTAGCCTATAAGGAATTGATGAAATTTAAATAA